DNA from Mycolicibacterium alvei:
CCGTGGTGCCGGCCCGCTCACTGCTGGGGTTGTCCGCGGGCTGGTTCGTCGGCGCCCTGGTGGTGTGGATCGTCGGTACCCCCGCGCTGGAAGTCCCGCTCGACGGCGCGGTGCGCGCACTGGCCCGGCGGGGCTTCGTCGTCTCGGCGTTCACCGTGGTGCGCCCGGCCGGTACCGGCCCGCTGACGCTCGACGCGGCGTCGCTGGATCCGGACTCCAGCGCCGTCGTCGAGCTCTACGGCCCCAACCAACAGAGCGGCGGCGCCGTCCGTCAGGTGTGGCGAAAGCTGCGCCTGCGCTCCAACGAGACCGCGCCCCTGCAGACCTCGATGCGCCGCGCCGTCGAGCACCGGGCCTTGATGGCGATAGCCATCGGCGACCTGGGCCTGGCCAGCACCTCGACCATGTCGATGGCCGCGCTCGACCGCGGCTGGACGCTCTACGCGCACAACCGCAAACGCGGCATCCCGCTGGACCAGTGCACCGACGAGATCACCGTCGGGCGAGTGTGGAACGCGCTGCGCACCCTGCACGACCACCAGATCTCCCACGGCGATCTCCACAGCAAGGAGATCACCGTCGACGAGGGCGCCGTGCTGTTCGGCGGGTTCGGCAGCGCCGAATACGGCGCCACCGACGCCCAGTTGCAGTCCGACATCGCCCAACTGCTCGTCACCACGACGGCGCTGTACACCCCGGAATCTGCGGTGACCGCGGCGATCGAGGCGTTCGGCCGCGACACCGTGCTGACCGCGTCACGCCGCCTGACCAAGGCCGCGGTGCCGTCCCGGGTCCGTGACGCTGTTCCCGACGCCAAGGCCGTGATGGCCGCAGCCCGCGACGAGGTGAAACGCCAGACGGGTGCCGACCAGATCCAGACCGAGACCATCACGCGGTTCACCCGAAACCAGGTGATCCAGCTGGTGTTGTTGGGCGCCCTGGTCTATGTGGCCTACCCGTTCATCAGCACCGTGCCGACGTTCTTCTCCGAACTGCGCACCGTGAACTGGTCATGGGCCGCACTCGGGCTGACCGTCTCGGCGCTGACCTATGTCGGCGCGGCCGCCGCACTGTGGGCCTGCGCCGACGGGCTGGTGAGTTTCCGCAACCTCTCGATCATGCAGGTGGCCAATACCTTTGCCGCCACCACCACGCCCGCAGGCGTCGGCGGGCTGGCATTGAGCACCCGGTTCCTGCAGAAGGGCGGGCTGAGCACGACACGCGCCACCGCCGCGGTGGCCCTGCAACAGTCGGTGCAGGTGATCGTGCACGTGTTCCTGCTGATCCTGTTCAGTACCGCGGCCGGCGCGTCGGCCGACCTGTCGCACTTCGTGCCGAGTTCCACGATCCTGTATCTCATCGCCGGGCTCGCGCTCGGACTCATCGGCGCGTTCCTGGCCGTGCCGAAGCTGCGACGCTGGCTCGCATCCTCGGTGCGGCCCAAACTCGAAGAGGTCACCGCCGACCTGGTCAAACTGGCCCGCGAACCCCAACGGCTCGCCTTGATCGTGCTGGGCGCGGCGGGCACCACTCTCGGTGCGGCCCTGGCACTGTGGGCCAGTGTCGAGGCGTTCGGCGGCACCACCTCATTCGTCACCGTCACGGTCGTGACGATGGTCGGCGGCACCCTGGCCTCGGCAGCCCCCACCCCCGGCGGTGTCGGCGCCGTCGAGGCGGCCCTGATCGGTGGTCTGGCGGCATTCGGTGTCCCCGCCGCGATCGCGGTGCCCGCGGTCCTGCTCTACCGGGTGCTGACCTGCTGGCTGCCGGTGTTCATCGGCTGGCCGGTGATGCGTTGGCTGACGAAGAACGACATGATCTGAGCCGGGTGCCGGCGTGGCGTCGGCGTGTCGCGGCCGGCGAGCACATACCGACCTGCCCGCCTGTGAGCGACAACTCAGCGACAATCGCCACATGCATACCGTGAGCACCGTTGGTCACGTGTGCGATGTGAACTTGCGTCACTCAAATGCGCATTGGCCTCGTAAGCAACGGAATTCGGGTTGCCCAGCTGTCAGCGACAGTGTCGCTGACAGCTGGGCACTGGACGGGTGGGACTGATGAGGCCCATGGCACTGGATTGGCGAAAACGCTCAGCGACAATGGGTTTGACGAGACAAGAGCTACTGGTGTTGCGATTGTCGCTGAAAAGTCGCTAACAGGCGGGCACATCGGCCATCGGTCCGAACCGGCTAAATCGGCATGCGATACCCGAAGTACTCGTGGTCCTCGTTGTATCCGCCACGGCCCCAACCGACCTCGCGGAAATCGGCCACGAATTCGACGGCCTCGATCCACTTGACCTGCTTAAAGCCGAGCTCCAACTCGTTGCGTAGTCGCAGCGGCGCGCCGTGAGCCTCGCTGAGCGGTTCTCCGTTCATCTCGTAGGCCAGCAGTGCCATCGGTTCACGCATGTGCTCGATCCGGTGGCAGTCGTAGTAACGCCCATGACCGGGTTCGGCCCCGTCGGCAAGCGAGTAGAACACCACCCACTTCGCCTCCGGTAGCGGCTGCACCAACGCCAGGATGTCGGTCATCCGGACACCGCCCCACTTGGCCACCCCCGACCAGCCCTGGATGCAGTAGTGCTGGGTGATCTGCTCATGTTTGGGCAGTGCCAACAACTCTGCGTAGGAAAACTCGACCGGGTTGGCCACCAGCCCCGCCACCCGCAGCGTGTACTGCGACCAGCCGCCGTCCTGCAGCCGGCGGTACTGGTCGCTGTCGGGCAGTCGGCCGTTGGCCCAGAAGTACGGGGTGATGTCCTTGTCCCGGTACGTCGCCCGCGGATGGGTCCGTTCCATCCAGGCCTTGGCCCAGCCGACAGTGACCCGCCCCACGTTATGCACCAGCCGCGGATAGCGCAGCGTCAAAGGTGTTGCGACCAGCCACAACCCGATCACAATCAACCCAGCCACGCCGAAAACGACCAGCGCCCAGAGAGACCGGGTGTCACTGCCGAGGGTGATGTGGTTGAGATTGGTCAACGCGCCGGTGCTGAGCACCATGGTGACGTGGACGACGATGAAGCCGACCATCCACAGCCACACCACGAAATGCACGGTGCGGGCGACCTGGCGATTGAGCGGTCCACGGCCCGTGCCGAACCTCGCGGCCACGGCCGGCGCCTGCAGCAGGCCGGTGAGGAACGCGAGCGGCGCCGCAACGAAGACCGTGATGAAGTACGCCAGCACCTGCAGGCCGTTGTAGACGGTGAAGCCCTGGTTCAGAGGGAAATTCAGCGATGCGTACTGCACCGCGGCCGAGAGTGCGTTGGGAAAGACATCCCACGATTGCGGCACGATCCGCTGCCACTGCCCGGTGCTGAACAGCAGCACGTAGAACACCGCTCCGTTCACCAACCACAACAGGTCGAAGCCGAAGTGCCACCACCGGGCCAGCCCGATCGAGTGACGAATACCCGGAATTCCCAACCACTTCGGCAGGCCCACCGCGTCGTCCTTGGACGTCCACAACCGTGGCGCGTCGTCCTTGTCCAGCCGATCGCCGGGCACCTCGCCGCGCAACCGGAGCCACTCCGTGCCCGGCCGGCAGCCCGAGTTCATATACAGCCGCGGATGGTCGGCCAGGATCTGCAACCCGGAGCGCAGGATGAACATCATGAAGACGATGTTGAAGAAATGCTGCCAGCGCAGCCACGCCGGAAAACCAGCGGTGACCGCGGGCGCATAGCTGGTCGACGTGCCCGGATAGCGGGTCAGGAAGTCCTGCATCCAGCCGTACTGCCGGAGTCGCTGAGCCACCGCGATCACGACGACCAATGCGACAGCACCGAGAAGCACCAGCCACAATCCGTTGACCCAGTGCCGGCCGAACCGCACCGACGGGAACCGGGCAGGTGCCTGGGGGATGCCGCCGGCGAACCGCCGTTCATCGACACGTTCGCGCAGCGCCCCAGCCGGTCGATCACTGTCCAGCAACGCCCCCAACTGGTTGTCGACGGCCATGCCCCGACCTCCTCATCACCGCGCGCATCACAGGATCCACGGGAAGTTCCCGTACATCGGGAAATTGTTGACGAACGGCGGAGCATCGTTGATCTGCGCGTTGCCGGGTGAGATGCACTCACTACCGACGTTGGTGGTGGTACACGACTGCGGAGCCGGCTCGATGTGCTGACTGCCGGTCGGTACCGGTACGGCTCCCGCGAGGGGCGCCAAGATGAGCGACACCGCGACACCGGCCGTGGCCAGCGCGGCGGCAGGAACTATTCGCATGATCCGCCACCTTCCATATGTTTTTGTATGGTCCACCTTCAAGCTAGCCCCGCCAGCTGGGGATTCCCTGAGGCGAATGTGAGCGCAGGCGAGAACTTTGCGAAGAGCAAGGCACCGAAGTCCTGCCGAGCGAACAAAACCGGCGCTGCCAGCCACCCCGGTGAGGTGCAATGATGATTTGCTATGGACAGCGCCGACCCCACCGAGCTGATCCGCCGTGCCGATGCGGCGCTCGCCGGAATCGGCAAACTTCGGGCCGAGATCGCCGACCGTATCCACGCCGGCACCGACGAGGTAGTCACCCGGGCACTTCAGGCCGCACCGCTGGAGCACCTGCGCCCCTACCTGGCACGCGGCGCCCGTCTCGGCGGGCTGGCCAACTCCGAGTACGGCACGGTCGCCGACATCCACACCGTGCCGGCCCGGCTGTTGACCCAGGTCCCCG
Protein-coding regions in this window:
- a CDS encoding molybdopterin-dependent oxidoreductase, with product MAVDNQLGALLDSDRPAGALRERVDERRFAGGIPQAPARFPSVRFGRHWVNGLWLVLLGAVALVVVIAVAQRLRQYGWMQDFLTRYPGTSTSYAPAVTAGFPAWLRWQHFFNIVFMMFILRSGLQILADHPRLYMNSGCRPGTEWLRLRGEVPGDRLDKDDAPRLWTSKDDAVGLPKWLGIPGIRHSIGLARWWHFGFDLLWLVNGAVFYVLLFSTGQWQRIVPQSWDVFPNALSAAVQYASLNFPLNQGFTVYNGLQVLAYFITVFVAAPLAFLTGLLQAPAVAARFGTGRGPLNRQVARTVHFVVWLWMVGFIVVHVTMVLSTGALTNLNHITLGSDTRSLWALVVFGVAGLIVIGLWLVATPLTLRYPRLVHNVGRVTVGWAKAWMERTHPRATYRDKDITPYFWANGRLPDSDQYRRLQDGGWSQYTLRVAGLVANPVEFSYAELLALPKHEQITQHYCIQGWSGVAKWGGVRMTDILALVQPLPEAKWVVFYSLADGAEPGHGRYYDCHRIEHMREPMALLAYEMNGEPLSEAHGAPLRLRNELELGFKQVKWIEAVEFVADFREVGWGRGGYNEDHEYFGYRMPI
- a CDS encoding lysylphosphatidylglycerol synthase transmembrane domain-containing protein encodes the protein MRVDGRDIAVTGSLLQPLTRRTNDILRLALAAIFLATVITSSLITRYEWVALEKSISEIVGVLTPTQSNLVYLAYGIAILALPFVILVSLVLGRQWKLLGAYATAALITIVSLSITANGIAAPKWHFDLSDRLDSQLSQFLDDPRWIGMLAAVLTVSGPWLSRRLRRWWWTLLLAFVPIHLVVSAVVPARSLLGLSAGWFVGALVVWIVGTPALEVPLDGAVRALARRGFVVSAFTVVRPAGTGPLTLDAASLDPDSSAVVELYGPNQQSGGAVRQVWRKLRLRSNETAPLQTSMRRAVEHRALMAIAIGDLGLASTSTMSMAALDRGWTLYAHNRKRGIPLDQCTDEITVGRVWNALRTLHDHQISHGDLHSKEITVDEGAVLFGGFGSAEYGATDAQLQSDIAQLLVTTTALYTPESAVTAAIEAFGRDTVLTASRRLTKAAVPSRVRDAVPDAKAVMAAARDEVKRQTGADQIQTETITRFTRNQVIQLVLLGALVYVAYPFISTVPTFFSELRTVNWSWAALGLTVSALTYVGAAAALWACADGLVSFRNLSIMQVANTFAATTTPAGVGGLALSTRFLQKGGLSTTRATAAVALQQSVQVIVHVFLLILFSTAAGASADLSHFVPSSTILYLIAGLALGLIGAFLAVPKLRRWLASSVRPKLEEVTADLVKLAREPQRLALIVLGAAGTTLGAALALWASVEAFGGTTSFVTVTVVTMVGGTLASAAPTPGGVGAVEAALIGGLAAFGVPAAIAVPAVLLYRVLTCWLPVFIGWPVMRWLTKNDMI